The Tardiphaga alba genome includes a window with the following:
- the fabZ gene encoding 3-hydroxyacyl-ACP dehydratase FabZ → MSEESPVIIEAVDINTILKTLPHRYPFLLIDRVVGIRKDFSGVGIKNVTINEPCFLGHFPERPVYPGVLMIEGMAQTAGVIGISSVEGTEKPRAVYFLTIDKCKFRKPVMPGDTIEYHLHLINRKRAMWWFHGDAKVNGVTVAEADVGAMLTD, encoded by the coding sequence ATGAGCGAGGAATCGCCGGTTATCATCGAGGCGGTGGACATCAACACCATCCTCAAGACGCTGCCGCATCGCTATCCGTTCCTGCTGATCGATCGCGTGGTCGGTATCCGCAAGGACTTCAGCGGCGTCGGCATCAAGAATGTGACGATCAACGAACCGTGTTTCCTCGGTCACTTTCCCGAACGGCCGGTCTATCCGGGCGTTCTGATGATCGAGGGCATGGCGCAGACGGCCGGTGTAATCGGTATCAGCTCCGTCGAAGGCACCGAGAAGCCGCGCGCGGTTTACTTCCTCACCATCGACAAGTGCAAATTCCGCAAGCCGGTGATGCCGGGTGATACGATCGAGTATCACCTGCACCTGATCAACCGGAAGCGTGCCATGTGGTGGTTTCACGGCGATGCCAAGGTCAATGGCGTCACTGTTGCCGAGGCCGATGTCGGCGCCATGCTGACGGACTAA